The segment GGCTCCTGGCCGGCGAAATAGCGGTCGCTTTCGGAGACGACGGCAATGATCGAAGCAAGCGCGCGATGAATGAGCTGCTTGCCCATGTCCTCGCGGGTGGACGCCAGCAGCGCATCCGCCTGAGCTAGCAATGCCCTGTCCTCCTCGGTCAGCACACCGGGTTCCGGGATCTTTCCGTCGCAATTCTTGACGATCATCGACAGCGAGCGGCTGGCGAGATTGCCGATGCCATTGGCAAGGTCGGAGTTGATACGCGTGCCGATCGCCTCTTCGCTATAGCTGCCGTCCTGGCCGAAGGAAACTTCGCGCAGGAAGAAATAGCGCACCTGGTCGAGGCCGAAATGGTTCACCAGATTGACCGGATCGACGACGTTGCCGAGCGATTTCGACATCTTCTCGCCCTTGTTGAGCAGGAAGCCATGGGCATAGACGCGCTTCGGCAGCGGCAGCTCGGCCGACATCAGGAAAGCCGGCCAGTAGACGGCGTGGAAGCGAATGATGTCCTTGCCGATGATGTGAATATCGGCCGGCCAGTATTTCGCCCGCGGATTGTTCCGGTCTTCGATATAGCCGGTTGCCGTGATGTAGTTCGTCAGCGCGTCGACCCAGACATACATGACATGCGCCGGGTCGTTCGGCACCTTGATGCCCCAATCGAACGTCGTGCGCGAGATCGACAGGTCCTTGAGGCCTGATTTGACAAAAGAGATCACTTCGTTGCGGCGCTCGGCCGGACCGATGAAATCCGGGTTCTCCTCGTAGTGCTTCAGCAGGCGGTCCTGATATTCCGAGAGCTTGAAGAAGTAGCTTTCCTCCTGCACCCATTCGACCGGCGTGCCCTGGGGGCCGTAGCGGACGCCATCGGCGCGAAGCTCTGTCTCGTTTTCCTGATAATAGGCTTCGTCACGCACCGAATACCAGCCGGCGTAGGAATCCTTGTAGATATCCCCGGCATCGGCCATCAGGTTCCAGATATTCTGCGAGGTCTTGTGGTGGCGCGGCTGTGTCGTGCGGATGAAGTCATCATTGGATGCATTCAGCAGCTTGCCCATCGCCTGGAATTCATCGGAATTGCGATCGGCGAGCTGCTGTGGCGTCAGGCCCTCGGCGCGCGCCGTCTGCTGCATCTTCTGGCCGTGTTCGTCGGTGCCGGTCAGGAAAAAGACGTCGCGCCCGTCCAGCCGCTGGAAACGCGCCATCGCGTCGGTGGCAATCAGCTCATAGGCATGGCCGATATGCGGCTTGCCATTGGGGTAAGCGATCGCGGTGGTGATGTAGAACGGGGTCTTGTCGGTCATATCAGGCAATGGTCCGGTTTACGGTTTCGTCATTGTTATTCTTGCACTCGCTCGCTTTAGCGCATGTTTGCCAGGAGCGAAACATCAAGTTTCGCGCACGCAGCATTCCTTGCTTTGTGGGCGTCCCTCGCTTGACTCGATCTCACCTCGGCTTTACCCCTTCAGAAAACCAAAGAGCAGGACAGGGACCGCCGTGAAATCCATTTCCATTTTTAGCAGCCCGTCCAACGGCTTGAAAGGGCCGTGGCTTTGAGTTTTCTCGCTTCATTCCAACCGCTCTACTCCTTTTCCGGTTTCTTCGTCGGCATGCTGGTGGGCATCACTGGCGTTGGCGGCGGGTCGTTGATGACGCCGTTGCTGGTCCTGTTGTTCGGCGTGCATCCGGCCACCGCCGTCGGCACCGATCTTCTCTATGCAGCGATCACCAAGACCGCCGGCACTGCGGTTCATGGCATCCACGGACGGGTGAACTGGAAAGTGGTGGGCTTGCTCGCCTCCGGAAGCGTGCCCGCCTCGCTCGCGATGCTGTGGATCATGGCCGGCGTCAATCGCGAGAGCCCGGCGGTTGCCCATACGATCACTTTGTCCCTGGGCTGCCTGCTGTTTCTGACGTCATTGATGCTGATCTTCCGCGGCCAGGTACTGAGCGTAATCCGTAAATGGCGCGGCGAGCGCGGGACATTGACGCCGCGCACCGTTGCGCTGCTGACGTTCGTCCTTGGCCTTATGCTCGGCACGCTCGTCACCATGACGTCCGTCGGCGCGGGCGCGCTTGGCGTCACCGTGCTTTTGGTGCTCTATCCGCATCTCGATGTGCGTGAGATCGTCGGCACGGACATCGTACATGCCGTGCCGCTGACTTTGATCGGCGGCATGGGTTATTGGTTCATCGGCGAGATCAACTGGGCAATGCTGATTGCATTGCTGCTTGGCTCGATTCCGGGCATCGTCGCAGGCAGCCTGCTGGCGCCGCGCTTGCATGAACGGCTGATCCGGTTATTCCTGGCCGTCACTTTGATGATCGTCGCCTGGAAATTACTCTTTCCTTAAACGGAAAGCTGCTGCTTGAGATCGCCGAGAATCGTGATGATCGTCTGCTTGCGATCGAGATTATAGGCCTTCGATACGCTAAGCCGCTCGGTAACGTCGGAATAGAGGCGGGCAAGTCTTTCCGCCACGGTGAGGCGTCCATCCAGCGCAGCCATCCTCGCCCGCGCCATGATGTCTTCACCGATATGGGACACGAAGAAGCCGAAGATCGTGTCGCTTTCTTTGGCCGATAAGGCATCGGCGAGGCGATGCATTGCCCGGCGCGCTGCAGGCCCATCCGTTGAGATGACCTGCTCGTAGGCCGCAACGATCTCGCCGCCGCCATAGTTCAGCAGTTTCAGGGCCTCGCTGACGCTCCCCTTGGCCGCTGCAAGCAAATCCGCGCCCTGCCCTGGCGGCAGACTTATACCGAGATGCCCGAGCGCCTTCCCCAAAGCATCGTCGCTGAGCGGCGCCAGCTTCAGCGGCAGGCAGCGAGAGCGGATGGTCGGCAGCAGCTTGCCCGGCGCATGCGACAGCACCAGGAACAGCGCCCGCTTCGGCGGTTCCTCGAGGATCTTCAGTATGGCATTGGCGGCGCTTCGGTTGAGATCGTCGGCCGGATCGATGATGACGATGCGCCAATTGCCGGTGCCGGAGGTCTGCGAAAAGAACTTGCCGGCGCGACGAACCTCATCGACGGTGATCGCGGACTTTACCTTGCCGGTCTTGTCGTCGACCGGACGGGTTAAATGCAGCAGATTGTGCGAGGCACCGCCGGAAATCTGCCGGCTGATGGCGGAAGCCGGATCGGGGTCGCCGATCATTTTGGGCGCTGTGGCGGGGTCGGGATGAGACAGGACATGATTGGCAAAGCGGAAGGCGAGCGTCGCCTTGCCGATGCCTTCCGGTCCCTCGATCAGAACGGCATGGTGCCCCTTGCCCGAGCAATAGGATTGCGCCAGGAAGGCTTCTGCATCCTCATGACCAAAGAGACTAATATTATCCTGAGGCGCAATCGCACCGTCGAGAACCCCTGGCCGCTCTTCGCTCATTGCGCCACTTCCGGTCTGACGGTTGGCATACCGTCTGCTGATGTCAGGCGCTCTTCGACGATGCTGGCGATTTCATCAGCAATGTCATTTTCGGAGCGCTGCGCATCGATGACGTGACAGCGGCCGGGATCGCGCGCCGCAATATCGAGAAAGGCCTCCCGACGC is part of the Rhizobium sp. CB3090 genome and harbors:
- the metG gene encoding methionine--tRNA ligase; amino-acid sequence: MTDKTPFYITTAIAYPNGKPHIGHAYELIATDAMARFQRLDGRDVFFLTGTDEHGQKMQQTARAEGLTPQQLADRNSDEFQAMGKLLNASNDDFIRTTQPRHHKTSQNIWNLMADAGDIYKDSYAGWYSVRDEAYYQENETELRADGVRYGPQGTPVEWVQEESYFFKLSEYQDRLLKHYEENPDFIGPAERRNEVISFVKSGLKDLSISRTTFDWGIKVPNDPAHVMYVWVDALTNYITATGYIEDRNNPRAKYWPADIHIIGKDIIRFHAVYWPAFLMSAELPLPKRVYAHGFLLNKGEKMSKSLGNVVDPVNLVNHFGLDQVRYFFLREVSFGQDGSYSEEAIGTRINSDLANGIGNLASRSLSMIVKNCDGKIPEPGVLTEEDRALLAQADALLASTREDMGKQLIHRALASIIAVVSESDRYFAGQEPWALKKTDPARMATVLYVTADVVRQIGILLQPFMPESSAKLLDLIAIPADKRDFAALGEAGRLVAGTPLEAPKPVFPRYVAPTAE
- a CDS encoding sulfite exporter TauE/SafE family protein, with product MSFLASFQPLYSFSGFFVGMLVGITGVGGGSLMTPLLVLLFGVHPATAVGTDLLYAAITKTAGTAVHGIHGRVNWKVVGLLASGSVPASLAMLWIMAGVNRESPAVAHTITLSLGCLLFLTSLMLIFRGQVLSVIRKWRGERGTLTPRTVALLTFVLGLMLGTLVTMTSVGAGALGVTVLLVLYPHLDVREIVGTDIVHAVPLTLIGGMGYWFIGEINWAMLIALLLGSIPGIVAGSLLAPRLHERLIRLFLAVTLMIVAWKLLFP
- a CDS encoding DNA polymerase III subunit delta' — translated: MSEERPGVLDGAIAPQDNISLFGHEDAEAFLAQSYCSGKGHHAVLIEGPEGIGKATLAFRFANHVLSHPDPATAPKMIGDPDPASAISRQISGGASHNLLHLTRPVDDKTGKVKSAITVDEVRRAGKFFSQTSGTGNWRIVIIDPADDLNRSAANAILKILEEPPKRALFLVLSHAPGKLLPTIRSRCLPLKLAPLSDDALGKALGHLGISLPPGQGADLLAAAKGSVSEALKLLNYGGGEIVAAYEQVISTDGPAARRAMHRLADALSAKESDTIFGFFVSHIGEDIMARARMAALDGRLTVAERLARLYSDVTERLSVSKAYNLDRKQTIITILGDLKQQLSV